In Actinomycetota bacterium, the genomic window GACGACAAGGGGCGTGGTGGCATGTACGTCACGTCGCTGTCGCGTGCGTCGATCCGCGAGGCCATGCAGGCACGGCGGTTCTTCGCCGCTCGCGGCAAGGGCATCCGCTTCGACGCGACCGCGAACGGGGCACGCATGGGCTCGACCCTGCGCCACCGGCGCGGGCAGGTCCGCTTCCTCGTGGACCTCGACCGGGGTCCGGCGTGGTACGGCAAGGTCGTCAACATCCAGGTGCTGATGACCGGGACGCCGCTGCCGCGCCTGGTCGACGCCTTCGAGCATCCGCTGCCAAGCGGGCCGCGAGAGCGTCTCTTCGACGACCCGCGCGGTCTCCGCATCGCCGAGCGCGAGCCGCGCGCCGTCCCGGTGCTGCCGCATCGGCCGGACGGCCCCCGGCCTCGGCCTGATGGCGGAGGGGTTGCCGCAGAGAAGTATCCTGTCCGGGCCGTCGTGCCCTTCGGTGGCAGTGGGGGATGACCATCCCGGAGGTGTGGACGTGGAACTGGCGACCGGTCAGGCGCTTTTTGTCCTGGCCCTGCTGACGCTCGCCGCGATGACGGCGGCGCTGCTACTCCCGAGCAACGGCACCACTACGGTGGTGGCAGCCGAGGCCGACGCTCTCCGCAACCACCGCAGCGTCCCCGAGGGGTCCGCGGACACGGACGCCCGCCCGGCGGGCGAGGCGCGCACGGCCGACACGGTCGGCGGGCGGGCCGAACAGCGTCGCGCGGCAGAGGCCGAGACGCACGGAGACGACGTATCCGAGGAGCGGGAGACCGGGAGCGGTCCCGCCGGCGAGCAGTCCGACGACGTCCGGGAGTCCGAAGCGGCACTGCGGATCGTCGGTGAGAAGGACGAGGCAGCGCTCGACGAGCAGCGCGAGGAGAAGGCGGACCGGAGGAAGAAGGCTGCCGAGAAGAAGAACAAGAAGAAGGAAGCCCAGGAGGCTTCGTCCCCGTTCCCGGAGGGTCCGTCACGGCTGTTCGCGCGCCACGACGGCATGCACCTGTTCACGCCGAGCGCGGACCCGGTGCGGATCGGCTTCCACGAGGCCGCCTACCGGACCGCGGTCGGGATGATCCCCCTCGGGCGGGCGCTGGCGAACGACAACGGCGGCAAGTACCAGCTGCCGCCGCTCACGCCGACGGACCAGCAGTACCTGGTCCTGTCGAGCCGCGGCAGACCGCACCACGCGACCTCCGCGGTCGACATCGTCATGCGTCCCGGGGAGCCGGTCCGATCTGTGGTCACCGGGATGGTCGTCGAGGTCAAGCCCTACATGCTCTACGGCGTCCACCCCGACGCGATGATCCGGATCCGGTCCGTCGAGGACAACGGCAAGATCGTGACGATGCTGCACGTGACAGGCACGCGGGTGCACGTCGGTCAGCAGGTGCTGGCCGGTGAGACGATCGTCGCGGACTCGGCGACCTCCTTCCCGTTCCTGTCGCAGATCGACTACTACCTGGGTGGCGAGCCGCATCCCCACGTGCACGTCGAAGTGAAGCGCGGCTAGGTACTGGGCCAGAGGTAGCCTCCAGTCACGGAGGGTTGGCCGAGTCCGGCTGAAGGCACCGGTCTTGAAAACCGGCGTGGCGCGCGAGCGTCACCGTGGGTTCGAATCCCACACCCTCCGCCCTGGTTCGGTTCAGCGCCACACGTCGCCCATGACGTCCCCGTCGTCGACGTCCAGCCCGCCCATGTCGGCCAGGCGGGCCGCGTGTGCCTGCCGCTTCGCGAGACGGACGACCTCAGCCAGCGCCTCGTTGACGGTCTGCTCCGTGGTGTCCGCGCCGAGGATCTCGCGGGCACGGTCGAGGGCGCCCTCGTCGATGTCGATCAGCTTCTCGGTCACGTCGCCCTCGCCGAGCGGCGCGGTGCGTACGGATGGTGCCACGAACCCCGTGGTACCGTTCTGCCAGGATGCCACTTCCCCGCGGATCCGCGGGAAGACGTCACATCGATCCTTGCGGGGTGATCGGAACCGCTGGTAGGCCATGAC contains:
- a CDS encoding M23 family metallopeptidase, which codes for MELATGQALFVLALLTLAAMTAALLLPSNGTTTVVAAEADALRNHRSVPEGSADTDARPAGEARTADTVGGRAEQRRAAEAETHGDDVSEERETGSGPAGEQSDDVRESEAALRIVGEKDEAALDEQREEKADRRKKAAEKKNKKKEAQEASSPFPEGPSRLFARHDGMHLFTPSADPVRIGFHEAAYRTAVGMIPLGRALANDNGGKYQLPPLTPTDQQYLVLSSRGRPHHATSAVDIVMRPGEPVRSVVTGMVVEVKPYMLYGVHPDAMIRIRSVEDNGKIVTMLHVTGTRVHVGQQVLAGETIVADSATSFPFLSQIDYYLGGEPHPHVHVEVKRG
- a CDS encoding type II toxin-antitoxin system VapB family antitoxin; its protein translation is MTEKLIDIDEGALDRAREILGADTTEQTVNEALAEVVRLAKRQAHAARLADMGGLDVDDGDVMGDVWR